The Dehalococcoides mccartyi CG5 genome contains the following window.
GCTCTGATGGCCATTGCAGGGCACAATTACCCTGTCTGGCTTAAATTCAAGGGCGGCAAGGGTGGAGCAACCGCTATCGGTATTCTAGCCTACATGATGCCTGAGGGCATTCCCATATATATAGCCTGTTTTCTTATCCTGATGGCTATTACCCGTTTCCCCACCCTGAGTTACGGCATCTCTTTTATCAGCTTTATACTGGTGGCATGGCTGGGGCAACATGATATGGGCAAAGTACTTTTCTCCCTACTGGTAGTTATGATACCCATACTCATGTACATACCCCGCATGAAAGAGATAAAAAACAAGGCCGGCTCCGGCAATGCCAAGCGGGCTATCTTTCGCAGAAACCTTAAAGAGAGACTTTAGTTTAGTCTTCCACAAGACAGCTGAAGCAAATGAAGAATATTCCGCTTTTATTAATGAATATTCTGAAAAAGCGAAGATAATACCAAGAGTAATAAAAACCTTGCAGACGCATTTCAATCAAATCTGCAAGGTTAATTTATCAAAGCAGTTTAGACTTGGGTTACCCCGAATGCCTCGGTTTAAGTTATTTTATCCGTTTGTTTTTGCTTTCTAAGGCGGTAAATAAAAAGCGGAACGGCTACGGCCATAAGTATCAGACCCACTACCTGAGCCTGTTCCAGACCTAAAGCAAAATCATCATTCACCCGTACAAAACCAATAGCAACTCTCCATGCGGCATACAGGCTGATATAAAGCAGGAAAAGCTGGCCGTCAGGCCGCAATTTCTTGGCGATGAACAAACTGAAGGTAAGAAGACACAACAAAAAGATAATTTCATAAGCTTGGGTAGGTGCTACCTCCACCCCGTAAGGGGCGGCCGTGGCGGGGTTGGTATAAATTACGCTGCAACCAGTACCACCAAATTCCCCGTAACAGCAACCATTCAGCAAACATCCCACTCTGCCTATAGCCTGCCCCAGCAGTATGCCGGGTACAGCCACATCCAGCAAATAACCCAGATTGAAGTGAGAATATCTACTGTAAATCCACAGGCCTATTGTGGCACCTATAATAGCTCCGAATATGGTCAGACCTTCGCCGCTAAATATAGCTCCGGGATTAAGGCTGTAATATTCCCAAGCATCTATAACATGCAGAAGCTTTGCAAAGACAATGCCGGAAGGAATAGCGATAATAGCCGCAGTCAGCACGGTATCATACGAAATATTCGCCCCGCGTTTAATCCGCCAGAATATCCATGAAACCAGTGCCACCACACCCAGTGCCATCATGATGCCATACCACTTAACCACCAGCGAACCTATGCTGAAGGCTACCGGGTCTACATTTATTTCAAACATAATTACCTGTCCTGTTTCAATTTAAAAAGAGGCGTGACCTAATTAAAATTATACCTTAACAAATTCGTCATCACAAACAGGTTTTGCCAAGGCATCTTTCCAGCACTGTTTTTGCCCCGTTTTTATCCAGCGGTTTATTGTTATTTCCGCATTTGGGGGACTGGACACAGCTGGGGCAGCCATCTACGCAGGTACATTTAT
Protein-coding sequences here:
- a CDS encoding prolipoprotein diacylglyceryl transferase — protein: MFEINVDPVAFSIGSLVVKWYGIMMALGVVALVSWIFWRIKRGANISYDTVLTAAIIAIPSGIVFAKLLHVIDAWEYYSLNPGAIFSGEGLTIFGAIIGATIGLWIYSRYSHFNLGYLLDVAVPGILLGQAIGRVGCLLNGCCYGEFGGTGCSVIYTNPATAAPYGVEVAPTQAYEIIFLLCLLTFSLFIAKKLRPDGQLFLLYISLYAAWRVAIGFVRVNDDFALGLEQAQVVGLILMAVAVPLFIYRLRKQKQTDKIT
- a CDS encoding glycerol-3-phosphate acyltransferase; protein product: MNSLIMVIIALIAAYFIGSTPAPYLAGRIFKKIDIRTVGSKNMGSMNVFYNVGFWPGILVLTTDIGKGALAMAVANWLGEGLGIQMLCALMAIAGHNYPVWLKFKGGKGGATAIGILAYMMPEGIPIYIACFLILMAITRFPTLSYGISFISFILVAWLGQHDMGKVLFSLLVVMIPILMYIPRMKEIKNKAGSGNAKRAIFRRNLKERL